Below is a genomic region from Catenuloplanes atrovinosus.
CCTTCGCTCTGTCCGGGCCGGCCGCGACGCGGAGCAGACCTCGGTGGGACGTGTTCAGTTGTGCTCGCTGACCTTATATACGCGATCGGGTCGCGAAAGGCTCAACGCGCGGCGGGCGAGAAGGTTGTCCGCGATCTGACAGGCTGAGAGCCGTGAACCCTGAACACCCCGCGCCCCGGCCGCGCATCGGCGACGTCTTCGGCGAGATGCTCCGGGACGCGTACGCGATCCGTACCGGCATCGGGCGCCGCCCACTGGCCGGAGGCCGGGTGCCGCGCCCGGTCATCGAGATCATCGAGCGTGAGGACGGCGTGATCAACGGCGCGCCCGCGGAGCAGTACCTGGCGGGCCCGGAGGAGTGGCAGCCGCACGAGCACCGCGCCGTCGCCCGCGTCCGCGGCCGGGTGCTGGACATCGGCGCCGGCGCCGGCCGGATCGCGCTGGAGCTGCAGAAGGCGGGCTCGGACGTGACCGGGCTGGACGTCTCGCCCGGCGCGATCGAGATCTGCCGCCGGCGCGGCCTGCGCGAGACCGTGCTGGCCACGGTGGACGATCACGCGCGCGAGGGGCGCCGCTACGACACGTTCCTGTTGCTGGGCAACAACCTCGGGTTGCTGGAGGGGCGCGACCGGGCGGCCGGCTTCCTGGCGGCGCTGGCCGCGATGGCCGCGCCCGGCGCGCAGGTGATCGCGCAGGGCACCGACCCGTACGGCACCACCGATCCGGTGCACGTCGGCTACCACGAACTCAACCGGTCGCGCGGGCGGTTCGGCGGGCAGCTGCGACTGCGGCTGCGGTACCGGGAACTCGCCACCGACTGGTTCGACTACCTGTTCTGCTCCGTGGACGAGCTGCGCGGACTCGTCGAGGGGACGGGCTGGCGACTCACCGATGTGGACACCGCGGATCACCCCTACTACCTGGCCACCTTCACCCTGGACGGCTGACATCACCCCCACCGCCCGGACGATCCGTGAGATCGAGCGCACGAATCGTCACCGCAACCGCTAGCGTCTATGTGTGGGGATGTGGCGTCGGCTGCTGCGTAACGGGTTCGGCAGCGGCGTCATCGTGCTCGTGCTCGGGCTGCTCGCCTACGGCCTCCCCGCGCTGGACCGGTCGCTGGACTCCACCCAGGCCGTTCCGGACGGCGTGCCGTACGACGTGGGCGGCGGCGTGACCGTGATCCCACCGCCTGGCGCGCTGCTGGACGTCACGCGCACCCGCCCGGCCGACGACCGCGGCACCGTGGTGTTCCTGGTCGGCCCGATCCGGTACGTCGTGGTGGTCACGCCGTTCGACGGCGGGCTGCCGGACGCGGCCGACAAGCTGCGCCGCAAGATCGCCTCGAACCGGGGCTACCAGGTGGTCGGGCGGGAGGCCAGCATCGCCACCGCGGACGGCCGGCTGCTCGGCCTGGCCGGCGGCTATAGCGCACCCGGGCTCGGCGGCCGGTACGCGGTCTTCACCGCGGGGGAACGCTCCATCGAGGTCACGGTGAGCGGCACCGACCCGCAGCTGAACGCGGCACGCGCGGCCATCGACGCCGCCACCCGCTCGATCACCGTCCGGAGCACCGAGTGAGCGAGGCGAACGAGGTCCTGCCGACGCCGGACACCTCGCGCGGGCGCGGCGCGCTGCTGACCCTGCCCGCGTTCTGGGTGCTGGCCGCGCTGCTGGTCGCCGGCGCGGTGCGGACGGTCGTGTTCCTGCGCGAGTCGATCACGGTCTACCCGGTGGCCACCGTGGTCGCGGTCGTGCTGTTCGCGCTCTACGCCGTACCCTTCTGGATCTTCGTGGGCGGTCTGGACTTCCTGGAACGCGAGCCGCCCGTGCTGCTGGCCACCGCGTTCGCCTGGGGTGCGCTGGTGGCCACCGCGGTCGCGATCCCGGGCGCGAGCGCGCTGCACAACGTGCTGGCCAAGCTGGTCTCACCGCAGTTCGCCGCCGCCTGGGGGTCCGCGATCGCGGGACCGAGCGTCGAGGAGACCGTCAAGGTCCTCGGCGTCTTCGCGATCGTGCTGGTCGCGGCGGGCCAGGTGAACAGCACGCTGGACGGCGTGGTCTACGGCGCCATGGTCGGGCTCGGCTTCCAGGTGGCGGAGGACGTGGTCTTCGCGGTCAACGCGGTCGCGATGGAGGGGCAGGGCGACCAGATCTCGCCGGTGGTGATCACGTTCTTCCTGCGCGGCTTCCTGGCCGGGTTGTGGAGCCACACGCTGTTCGGCGCGCTGGCCGGTCTCGGCGTCGGCTATCTGGTGGTCCGCACGGACCGCCGGCTGTCCCGCCGGATCGGCATCGCCGCGCTCGCCTTCGCTGGCTCCTGGGCCTGCCACTTCCTGTGGAACACGCCGGTCCTGCTGGACGGGCCGGTGGAGGGCGCGCCTGGCGTCCTGCTGGTGCTGGTGGTCAAGGGCATCCCGCCGCTGCTGCTGGTCGCGTACCTGGTGCGGGTGGCGCACGGCCGGGAGGCCGAGTACTACGTGTCGCTGCTGGCCGGCCTGGACGATCCGGCGATCGCCACCGAGGCGGAACTGCGCGCGCTGGGTTCGGGCCGGCGGCGGGCGGCGGCGCGCGGGCTCGCCCACCGGCGGGCCGGGTTCCGCGGGCGGCGCGCGGTGCGGCGGCTGCAGCAGGCGCAGGCGCGGCTGGCGGTGGCGCTCAGTCGCGCGGAGGGCGGCGGCGCGACCACGGCCGTGCGGCGCTGGACGCGCGAGGTGCGGGCGCACCGGGCCCGGCTGACGCGGCTGGGTCACGCCGAGGCGCTGGCGCCGGAGCGGCGCGGCGGCACCGTGCGCGGCGTCTTCACGGCCGCCGGTGCGGTCGGCATGTTCATGATGATCGTCTGGGCCGCCATCGCGGCGCTGGGAGGCGGATGAGCCCCACACCCGTACGGGCGTGGGGCTCATCTGTCGTGCAAGCTCAGACCGTCGGCGGGTGGCCGCCGTCACCGTCGACGACGGCGTCCGGCGTGCCGTCCTCGTCGAGATCGGTCATGGTGATGTCGACCTTGCCGTCGTGGTCGGTGTCGAACTGGAAGAGGTCGGCCTTGCCGTCCCCGTCGGTGTCGGCCACCCAGACGTCGGGCCGGCCGTCGCCGTCGGTGTCGGCGGCGAGCAGGTCGACTCGGTCGTCACCGCGCGTCTCGACGGTCTCCTGCGGCTCGGTCATGGCGGGCATCCTTCCCGAAGGCGTTTCGAGGGTGCGCTGAATCGTGGTGCAGCGCTGGTTCACCGTAGGGCCGATCGCGCGCCTCGCGCGACCCGCGTCTTACACGGGTCGTCTACTACCCAGCCTCGGCGTCCGCCAGTCCCGGTACCGCAGGGGGTGCGTCAGCTCGCGGCGTACGGGTTGACCGGCGTGTTCGGCGTGACCGGAACCGCGATCTCGTCGGCGTCGCCGTCGTAGTCGGTGTCCCGGACCGTGTAGTCGACCGCACCGTCGTAGTCCTCGTCGACCTCGACCTCGTCCGGCGAACCGTCGGCGTTGTTGTCGGTCAGGAAGACGTCCGCGACGCCGTCCGCGTTGGTGTCCTGGACACCCGCGTCGATCAGGCCGTCGCCGTCGACGTCGTACAGCTCGGTGTCGATCCGGCCGTCGCCGTCGCCGTCCGCGGAGATGACGTCCGCGGTGCCGTCGCTGTCGAGGTCCGACACGACCAGGTCGGCGAAGCCGTCACCGTTGGAGTCCAGGTAGACGTTGGTGGCGCCGTCCAGCGTCTGCTCGACCAGCAGCACGCCGTCCTCGCTGAGGCCGGTGTCGCTGTCGGTGTCGATCGGGGCGGCGGCGGCCGGGTCGTCCAGGCCGGTCTCGTTCAGGCCGGAGTCGCTCAGGCCGAGGCCCTCGTCCGTCGTGGTGTCGGCCGGGACGGTGGTGTCGTCGGCGGTGAAGTCGCTGCTCATATCCGTGATTCCCTTCGCGGCTACTCGTTGTTCGCTGCACCTCGCGGTTGCTGAGAAGAACTTACGAGGTGGCGCCGCGAAGGGACATCCCGGAAATGTGCCAGGCCCCACCTGGCTGAACGGATCAGTGCTTGAACTCGACGCCCGCGGAGAGTAGCGCCTTGATCACGTCGGCGGACTCGGCGAACCCGATCAGGACCAGCGCGTCCGGACCGAACTCCTTGATCTGCTCCGCGCCGCCGGAGAAGTCGATCGTCTCGGCGCTGTGGTCGTACGTCAGCGCCAGCAGGTTGTCCGACGTCACGCCCGAGCGGTCGAGCGCGGCCCGCACGTTCTCCTCGAGGCCGCTGCCGTACTCGTCGTCGCGCGCCACGATGGCGATCCGCTTCGGCCCGTCGCGCAGGA
It encodes:
- a CDS encoding PrsW family intramembrane metalloprotease, whose product is MSEANEVLPTPDTSRGRGALLTLPAFWVLAALLVAGAVRTVVFLRESITVYPVATVVAVVLFALYAVPFWIFVGGLDFLEREPPVLLATAFAWGALVATAVAIPGASALHNVLAKLVSPQFAAAWGSAIAGPSVEETVKVLGVFAIVLVAAGQVNSTLDGVVYGAMVGLGFQVAEDVVFAVNAVAMEGQGDQISPVVITFFLRGFLAGLWSHTLFGALAGLGVGYLVVRTDRRLSRRIGIAALAFAGSWACHFLWNTPVLLDGPVEGAPGVLLVLVVKGIPPLLLVAYLVRVAHGREAEYYVSLLAGLDDPAIATEAELRALGSGRRRAAARGLAHRRAGFRGRRAVRRLQQAQARLAVALSRAEGGGATTAVRRWTREVRAHRARLTRLGHAEALAPERRGGTVRGVFTAAGAVGMFMMIVWAAIAALGGG
- a CDS encoding class I SAM-dependent methyltransferase; amino-acid sequence: MLRDAYAIRTGIGRRPLAGGRVPRPVIEIIEREDGVINGAPAEQYLAGPEEWQPHEHRAVARVRGRVLDIGAGAGRIALELQKAGSDVTGLDVSPGAIEICRRRGLRETVLATVDDHAREGRRYDTFLLLGNNLGLLEGRDRAAGFLAALAAMAAPGAQVIAQGTDPYGTTDPVHVGYHELNRSRGRFGGQLRLRLRYRELATDWFDYLFCSVDELRGLVEGTGWRLTDVDTADHPYYLATFTLDG